CCTTGTGTATCGTTTACTTCTGTGTAATCAATAGAGTTATAAGTTACGTCAGGGCACCAAACCATGCCTACGCTTTTGGAACACAACTTCGGTCTTGCAGTAAGTGTTATGCACAAGAAGTCATGCTTTATTCATAAATATATACTATCATTGCTCGTATACAGGATGAGGTGTCTAACAATTCTGCCTATAACGTTCACTCTGCTTTCTTATTGAATCGACAACATAAATCAAATACTCCATATAATTGCGTATAAAAGTAGATATAATTAACAGCAAAGAAGACTAGTGAGCAACTAGCTAGAGTGTGAAGGCGGCAAGGCCTAATTGCCTAAAGcgatttttttccccccttctttgAGAAACCTTAGGCTAAGATCAGCGAGATCAGCGATCTCCGGAGCTCTCTGATCAACTTCTCGCCCTGCAGTGACGGGAACATGGCGTCCGAGGCTCGTTTCTCACTTCCGATGGCTTCTGTGATCCCTGGTAAAGATTTTGATTCTTGTTTTCCTCCTTTGGGGTTAAGCTGCTCTACTTCTGCTTCGAAACTAGGGTTTTCTACATCGCTGAAACGTGATAATCTGGTTTCCACTGTTGTGAATTCTGATTCCGACCTTGTAGCTGTCTTAGAGAAGGATAAGGTTTTGAATACTGATGTTAATCATAAGGCATTGCCTAGGGCAAATTTGTTTGATATTTTGGAAGCAATTACGGTTCCTAACAATGTTCATCTTGAGAAACAAGAGGGTGATACTCCTCCGGTGACACAGATCAAAGGCCTATCGAAGGAAATTATTGCTCTCCGTAAGGAGCTAGAtgataaaaataatttgattGAGTCTCTGCAAGTTCAAGGTAATTCGACTCATGGTGGTCTGAACTCTGGGGTTTCATGGAAGGATAAGGTTGTTCCGCCTGGAGAGTCTCATTCTAGGATGAATCTACGTTACTTTCCTCCAGAAGTGGATGGCGAGAATATTAGGGTCTCACCTCCTAAACACGTTGAAGTCCATGGTTCTAAAAAATGGAGAGATTGTATAGTTGGCCACTTTGTGGATAAAAAGCTGCCATTCCTATCGGTTAAGTCAATTGCATGTAGAATTTGGGAAAAATATGGAATCAAGGATGTTCTTTGTAATGAgaagggttttttctttttcctatttgGTGCTGAAGGTGCATATAGGAAAATTTCTGAGGTTGGTGCTTGGCATTTTGCTGGGCGTTTGATGGTACTGCAGGAGTGGCACTCTGAAATGGACTATGAGAAGGAGGGAATGAACAAATTACCTCTATGGATTCAATTGCATAATGTTCCCCTTCAGTACTGGACTGAGGAGGGCCTTAGTTATCTTGCAAGTGCAATTGGGAAGCCCCTGTATGCGGATGAAATGACTGAAGCTACTAGCAGGATTAGTTATGCAAGAATTTGTGTAGAAGTAGATGTTCAATCGGTCTTACCTCATTCCATTGATCTCATTACTTCATCTGGGAGGTTAGTCAAGATTAATGTTAAATATCCTTGGAGACCGTTGAAATGTGTATCTTGCAAAGTCTTTGGCCACACTGATTGTAGTCAGCAAGTTAAGGATCCATTGCAGGTTGATACTGTGGTTCGAGCTCAGGTTCCAATGAAGCCCAAAGTCTGGGTTGTGAAGAGTGGAAGGCCTGAGGTTGGTATTAGTGTTGTTCCTGAAAGTTCAGGGGTTCCGGTTGCTTCTAAGGTGCCTGAGGTGGATGTTCCCTGTGCTAACCAATTTTTGACCTTGCAAAACATGGAGGTTCTGGTTTCTGAAGTTGATAGCACAGAGCAAGGGCTGCCTGCTGATCTTGGAAGTTCCTCTTTAAGTATAGGAGGTAATCTGGTTACCAATACAAGCAGCTATGAAGGGCAATCTCCTGCCCCTCCTTCTATTGTTGATGAACAAACTCCTAAGGCCTTGGGCTCGAGCAGATTTGGTAAGGGTACTGCAGTCCCTGTTGACTTTGATTTCCTCCCAGATAGTCTTGGCGTTGGTATAAAGGACCCTGAAGCAGTGTTCAAAGCCTTAAATGTTATGGGCTCTTTGACGAAGGCTAGTGGGGGGAATAACCCTGGGGCAAGGAAGAGGGGCAGGAAACCTAAGAAACGATGATCAAGCTGGCTTCTTGGAATGTTAGGGGCTTGAATAACCCCATTAAGCAGGCtgaaattagaaaatttattCATGCAAATAGTTTATCTCTTATAGGGATTGTTGAGTCaaaaattagaaaggaaaatATGGATCTCTCTATGAAGCATTGTATTCCTGATGGTTGGGATTATGTTCACAATGGGAATATAGGGTCTGTCGCTAGGATTGTTGTGGCTTGGAGGAAACAAGGGGCTGTGGTAAGTAAGTTGTTTACATCAGATCAAATGATCCTCCTCTCTGTTGATATAGATATGAAGTCTTTTTTTGTCTCAGTTGTCTACGGTTCTAGTCAAGTCAGTTCTAGGAAGCAACTCTGGATTGATTTAAGGAGCTGTTTTGGTTTAGTAGGCTCCAATCCTTGGATCCTAGTTGGTGATTTCAATACTGTCCGAAGACAAACTGAAAAATCTGATCCCAGTCACTTTGATGCAAGTGCAGCTTCTGACTTCAACAGTTGCCTTGAGGACATCGAAATGGAAGATCTTAACTCTAAAGGACTTTGGTTCACATGGTCAAACAAGAGAACAGGTCACGATCATTGCAGTAGTAGACTGGATAGGGCTCTTGTCAATTCTCACTGGAAAGATTTGTACACAGAATCTGAGGCTGCTTTCCTTGTTCCAGGTATATCTGATCATAGCCCTTTGGTTGTTTCAGTTCTCCCTTACCGAGGTGGGAGGAAACCATtcaaattctttaatttctgGATGAATCATAAGGGGTTTGTTCCTCTTCTCCATCATTCTTGGGAGCAACCTGTCGAGGAACTTCTATCACCCATGCTGATGCTTTATAAAAAGTTACGTAGACTAAAACCTTGTTTGAGATCTTTCAATAAGGAATTTTATGGAGACATTCAAAAAAGGGTCTTGCATGCTAGGGATGAGCTCCTCACTATTCAAACTCGTATTGCTAATTCCTCAGGAGATCCAATTCTTTTAGCTTATGAAAGGTTATGCTTGCTTAAATTCAATGAGCTTAGTGTAGCTGAAGAGGCCTGGTGCAGACAGAAATCTAGAGTGAAGTGGCTTGAGTTGGGTGATAATAACACaagtttttttcacaaaaaagtTGCTAGTCACAGAATGAGGAACAAAATTTTATCAATCTGCAATGAGGCTGGTACTAGATTGGAGGATCCTAATGATGTTAAAGGAGCAATTTTGGGGTTCTATCAGAAGTTGTTGGGTACTAGCTTTGATCACAAGATGCAAGGGGAGAGATTAGTCTTCACCAATACTGTTCCTCCATCCTTCCAAGATCAGCTAGTATTGCCTGTAACTCCTGAAGAAGTGAAAGTGGCTATTTTTTCTATTAACGGTGATAAATCACCTGGTCCGGATGGATTCAATGCCAGTTTCTTTCAAAGGAATTGGAGTTTGGTTGGCCAAGAGGTAACTGATTCTGTCATTCATTTTTTTCGATCAGGTTATCTTCTTAAAGATGTCAATGCCACTGCCCTTACGTTAATTCCTAAGACCAGCTGCCCCCATACAATGAAAGACTACAGACCTATTGCTTGTTGCAATGTCCTGTATAAAACTATCACTAAGATCTTAGCTAACAGACTTCAGCCCATTCTACCTCTTATTATCAACAAAGCTCAGGCTGCTTTTGTTAAGGGCAGATCAATATCAGACAACATTTTACTAATGCAAGAGCTTGTTAGAAATTATCAAAGAGATTGTGGTCTTCCTAGATGTGCAATAAAGATAGACTTAATGAAAGCCTATGATTCAGTAGACTGGgaatttttgtttgaagttATGGTAGCAATGGAGTTTCCTGCTCAGTTTATTTCCTGGATTAGGATATGCATCTCTACTGCTATGTATTCAGTGGTTATTAATGGGGAACTTGAGGGCTTCTTCAAAGGGGAAAAGGGGCTAAGGCAAGGAGACCCTATTTCTCcttatctttttttgttggttatGGAAGGCTTGTATGCTATCTTGCAAAGGAAAATTTCTCAGGGGCAGTTTACATTCCATCCCAAATGTAGTGAACTCTCCATTTCCTACTTGGCATTTGCTGACGACTTATTTCTCTTGTCTGGAGCTGATTGCTCCTCTATTGGTATTATCAAGGAagtcttggatgagttttttcATTCTTCTGGGTTGAAGCCAAATTTACAGAAGAGTCTTATATTCTTTTCTGGTGTTAGTAATGAGGTTAAGGATGACATTCTTCGATTACTTCCCATCCCAGAGGGCTCATTGCCTGTGAAGTATCTTGGAGTGCCTCTTATTTCTACTAGATTGAAGTATGAAGACTGTGTGCAGTTAAAGGAGAACACCAAGCAAAGAATAGAAAGCTGGACAAATAGATCTCTTTCTTTTGGGGGCAGAGCTTTGCTAATCCAGTCTGTTCTTTTTAGCATGCAAACATATTGGTGCTCATTGTTTGTCCTACCACAGAAAATTGTGGAAGAGGTGGAAGCCATGCTTAGAGCATTTCTTTGGTCTGGGCTTAATCTAAAGAAGACAGGGGCTAAAGTGCAGTGGCTGGATGTTTGTTCTCCAAAATCTGAAGGTGGTTTGGGTTTCAAATCCTTGAAATTGTGGAATAAAGCATCCATGATGAGGCACCTTTGGGCTCTAAGTAAAAAGGAGGACACTCTGTGGGTTCAATGGGTTCATACCTATATTATAAAAGGCGGCAACTTCTGGTACATGCCTATTCCGTATGACTGTTCTTGGACAGTTAGAAAGCTCATGAAGTTAAGAGATTTGGGGCATAAATTTGTAAAGCACACAATAGGCAATGGGAAGGCCACTTTCTTGTGGTTGGACAATTGGCATCCAAATGGCCCTCTTTACAAACTCTTTGATGACAGAACTTTATCCAGGCTGGGCCCTTCTCTTTATGATAAAGTCAGCTCTGTTATTGCTAATGGTGCTTGGCATTGGCCTAGACCTCGTAATAGGATTATTCAGCAAATTCAAAATTCTATTCCTAACTCTTTCATCCCACATGACGATAGGGAGGATGTGATTACTTGGATTATCTCCCCTACTGGCAGTTATTCATCTAAGCACACTTGGGAAGCTCTGAGAAATAGGAGACCCAAGGTGTGTTGGTCTTCACTTGTTTGGTTCTCAAAAAACGTCCCCAAGTGGGCATTTATTTTGTGGATTGCTTGCTTAAGGAAGCTTGCCACTAAAGATAGACTTAGAAGGTGGGGACTGCCTATTGACCCCCTCTGTAGTCTTTGTTCTCAGCATAATGAATCAGCCAATCATCTATTCTTTCAATGTAATTTCTCAAGACAGGTTTGGCATTCAGTTCTAAGCCGATTTGAAGTTCACAGAAGCCCAGGAAATTGGGATGACGAACTTATATGGGCTATGGGTTATTGTAAAGATAATTCCTTTCGAGCACTCCTCTTCAAGCTGTCTTTAGCTGCAGGGGTGTATTATATTTGGCTTGAGAGAAACTCTAGGGTGTTTGGGGGAAGGCCAATGAATTCCGATGTGATTTTTGCTCGCATAGAAGACAATTTGAGACTTCGAGTCAGCTCTTGGAAACATATTCCTAATTCAATGGAAAACCAAAGATTTTGTCATCTTTGGAATATCTCTCCTCGAATTCTGGGTATTACCACTTGTTAAGAGTGGTTTGATTCTTTTGTAGTTTGTAATAGGTTTTTCTTTGTACAGTTTTTTTCCTGTGTAGTGGGTTATTCCCGTGgtttttggttggttggttataaaatgcatcatttacccaaaaaaaaactagctagAGTGTCAGTTTATATCTGAATATGTTAGTTGATGGAATGATTTTCATTGTAACTGATTAAACTAAACATACAGCTGGAGATAAAAGGTGGCAAAGGAAGCCTAAGGAAGCCATTCGTGTTGGAGCTGAGAAGATCTTGTGGAGTAGAATAAGGGTAAACCCGAAATACAATAGTGTGAAATAGTCCAGTGCAGGGTCCTGATAACTCGGTGGTGgaacaatttttataaaaaaagaaaagaaaagggggagCATCTAGTGATCACATTTTTAGTCCACCTGAGATTTAAATTTATGATCAGAACTGCTCATTGAGTTAGTTGTCCAAGCAAAAAATCAAAGTAATCAGATATTCATAAGAATTATatccaacatttttttttttgcgaaccAAGGAGCGGTCCTACAGCGGGATAGCTAACTACAGCACACCAATCGTGGCCCCTCACTTAAATACCAAGATACTCACCTGATATGGAATCGAACCCCAAACCAAGGGATTACTCCCTAAGTCTGACAGACTGACACTCGCCCTTACCACTAGGGCAACCCTGGGTTTGTATCTTAGGTCTGGTCCCTATTTCAGATTTAGGTGCATGCTTCAAAATCACACATAGCAAATAAATTCATCCCCCCACGTTGTCAGCCCTGACAAGtgacaactctctctctctctctctctctctcgacatgGTGCGCACATCTCCAAAGTCCAACCTTTACGTCAACTTCTGCTCGCATCAAGAAACCCATAAAATCTAAAGGCAAACCTGATCAAAGAGCCCAACATAGAACCAAAAAACATACTGTGATCGAAGAATATGGGAAAGCCCAGAAGTTGGTTTGGCATTGTCCAAAACAAGTTTTTCCGACCGCCTCCTCAGAATACCGTCATTGTCCTCCACGCCAATAACACTATCAACACAAGCTTCATTGAAGAAAACCGCAACAGTATCGACGATGCCGCTAACGAAATGTCCAAAAAAACAGATGTCGGGAGTAATCGTATCCCTTTATCTTGTTCATCAACCGAGGTGAAAGAGTTATCCGAAGAGGACACTGCAGCCATCAAGATCCAAGCATTTTTCAGGGGTCATCTTGTACTTTCACCTATCTAAACTACCTCAGTTCTGACATTTTTGTTTCTATCAAtctcaatgttctaaaagtcagccgcgtaggcgctaggcggtggtCCAACACCTAGATTAGGCCGCTGACTAATCGGCGTCTAGCTTAGGCTCTATGCACCTTGTTTCTGCCAGACTAGCGTCTAgagatttttagaacattgaccACTCTATGGTTGTACAAGGTAAATTTTACCAAATAGTGACTTACAAACAGAAATGATACGGAAAATAGTTGTAGATTTGGCACTTATTTTACAGTTTAAACCAGATCCATCATTCTGATATGGTATTTTGCATGTACAAAAAAACCGTTACGGAATTCTAAGGCAGATAATTTTGGACATGTCATTTTCAAACGAAAAGGACACATCAAGATATAGTCACcagtgtacatatatatatgtaggtCTGTCACAGCATTTTGCTTTAGCATTATGTACTATAAAAATTCTGAAAGAAACCCATTTTCCTGAATAAAGGCTCCTTGTCTTTGACAATCGAATTGGATATTAACAGGGGAGACGAGCATTTCAGGCGTTGAAGGGTTTGGTGAAGCTGCAAGCAGTGGTCCGAGGAGTTCGTGCGAGAAGACAGTCTCAGATAGCCTTACATTGCATGCACGTACTTGCTCGATTGCGCATCGCAGTCCATTCACGACGGCTCCTCCAACGATCAAGAATGAACCAGCTGGGGTCGTAAAATACTATTCCTAATGGAAAGATTTGATTATTTCTCATATACCATTAGGGAGGTTAACTCTTTCTTAAggtgttcttgttttttttttttccattctgtAGCTGCTGGAGGGACAACGGATTGTCAGGGCATGAACCCTACTTGCAGAGCCACAATTTATTTGTTCATCCATTGGGCTATATATATCTACTTggcccttttcttttttaaggaaTCATATACAacattgatatatatatatatagaaagatAATTATATACGTATTTCaagttaatttaaaaaaaaaattctatgaatTGACCCTTGCAAGTCCCCTTGGttgaaaaaatttcttaaaGTTCTTGTATGTGCACAGAAAACCCTCCCTGAAATTCAAGCATTCAATCATCTTTAGGTCACTTGTATGTCGTCTACGCACAGTCGCACACACACTATCTTGTCTCTTCCTTGAACCTCACAAGTATCAATATCCAGTtgcgaaatatatttttgttcccaatataaaaatacatatgatTTGGGCCCCAACTAGTCATGAGTTCCGCATCCGCCACTCACACTCACTGTCGTATAAGTACAGAGAAGTGCTAATGAAAACATCAAGGCCCAGGCAAATACATGCTATTTTAAAATCACCACCTCTAAATTTCCCGTGATTCATTGGAGAAGGCAATCAGTCCCCGGGGAAGGTGTTGTGCACATACAGACCGTTGATCTCGACAATCAACGGTCCGGATTATACGATGCTGTACGTAATCTCTATTGTCCAGCTATTTAGCAATCCAGATCAATGATTGCCAAGATCAACGGTCCCGATGTGCACAACACGCACAACATCATCCCCTAGGTCCAGTCAAATGATTGATCTTGTTGTCCACCTATTTCTGCGAAGATGATAAGAATAGATTAATAGCCGCGAAATTCCTTCCCAACCAAGCAACCACTCTTTTCCAAATTCCAAAACAATCCAATCTGAACCATTTGACGTTGGACCACAATTTCCGGCAGGCAAATGGTTGCTTATCCCCCACCAAAATATTACATATTTAAACATGCCAAAGCAGATGAAAATCCATGTGTTTCGTCGGCTAGTTTGACGAAAtacctggagagagagagagagagagagagagagagagagagagagagagtcttttaGAAGATGAGGTGAATATATAAACGTATATACGTATATTTTTTAGGGTACAATGGGTCAATGTTCGTCCCGGCATATAAATCAGAGAGAAAGGTGTGATGGAAGAAGTGGGTCGCCGAAGTGGCAACGCCGGCAAGGGGTTATGGTGGTGTTGAGAGAGCAAAGGGCCAGGCTCTACATCCTTAGGAGATGTCTAGTCATGCTTCTTTGTTGGCCAAAACATAGCAAGTTTTGATCTCCTCTGACCTAACCCTAACATAACCTTGTGTGGCACGAGATTCCGTAAATTTCAAAACCTCTGTTCGCACTTCTGTTTACAATATGTGTCCCAAGATTCATGCGTTTCAGAATTCATAACGTCAAAAGGTTGCAAGAACACAATGTGTCCCAAGATTCCTGTGTTCCAGAATTCATAACGTCAAAAGGTTGCAAGAAGATTGAAAAGGGTGACCGAGGGTATTTGGGAACCGAGTATCATAaattaatccgtttgaatttgTAACACATCGACAACGGGTAGGGGCATCAGACCTTGAGGCTATGCCTCTACAACGGGTAGGGGAATTAGATGCCGGTTAATCTTTCGGTTaattgttttggtatttttggtaAGGTGATCATGTCCAAATTATTACATGAAAGTACTACGTCTACATGTCATGAGATGCTGTAATTCTCAGTTTTGATCCTATATTTCAACTTCTATATGTACATGATTATTATTCTGTTTAATATGCAATACACTGATGTTGATTAGGAATTAATTTATATGCAATCCCATCATTTTGTTATTAAAGATCAATAGACTCCAGTTTCATCACAAACACGTCTCAGAAGATGCTTTAATCTTATTAGTCTATGTTACATTTAAGGCCCTAAACACAGGGGAAAATGTCTCACCTATACTGATTGTCATTTACAATTTACAAACAAACCCATTAATGCTTTGCTCAGACCACCACCATCAGATTCAAGGGAATTTCATTAACCGATAGATAATAAGATTTCCTGCAGCAATGGCTGCTTAAACTATTGGACTCAATCTTAGAGAGACAAACCTCAAGACGAGGGTGGGAGGAGGCAACAAAGCCCACTGCTGTTTGTAGCCTCAGCTGCATTTTCTTCTTTGTCAAAATCACATGATCCCGGTAAATGGTGTAAATCGACAGCGAGCCGGCAAACCATAACAATGATGAGTCAGTCCGTAGTCAAAGCTGTTACCGCGGCTTGGGAAGCTGTTTCATCAGCTTGATTAGCTCATAGGTCCTCGCATCTTGACCAGAATAGAGGCAAAGGTCAAGTGGTGTTAAACCATCCTGAAAAAGAGATCAATTGCAATCATGACACTTGCCACAGAAAAGGAGTAAGGTGCTGTATGATAACATTAGCAAACAGTCATGTGTGGCAAACTAATATACATGCTGTTTGGTTTGCCAGGCATAATTGCTAAAAGAATGGAAATCAGAGAGAGGATTGGATAAGTCTTGGGTTATCGTATACTTGACCAgtttgctatatatatattaaaggGTTAACCAGGCCTTTGTTTAAGCATAGATGTTAGACTCAAAATGAACTTAAAAacagtattaaaaaaattggtaagACCCTTGGAAAGAAATTTCTCCCACTTCCCTGCCACCTGACTTGGAAGAGATTAATATgttgacacaaaaaaaaaaattaattaattaattaattaatcattcagtaatgcatcttttcttttcttccttatCTAGTTTGACACTCAAAAAAGTGGTTTAAGGACAGCCTTCTATAACGAATGACAAATTCCTAATTGAAGTTCCTATAATGAATGATAGATACACACAGGCATCACaaccacccaccccccccccccccccccccccaatcccCGCGGGTTTATTCATGCCCCTATCTGTAGTTGTATTGTACGTCTTAGCAAAAGGGTCAACAGATCTTTACTTGGGCTTTTACTGTCTTATCAGCTCCTTTGATTAGCAAAAGTCTCACTATGTCTGTTCTGCGAGTTTGAACAGCAAGATGTAACGGTGTCCAGCCATCCTGAAAAGCACAAACCAGGACATCATGGAATGAATTGGTGGAACTTGGTAAAGAAAATACTAAGAAAGAAGGAAATTAGAAGCATTACATTGTCTTGGAGGTTTATATCAACATTATACAAGAGAAGAACTTTTATCATTGGACTTGAAGCTGTGCGAACAGCATAGTGCATCAATGTGGCCCCATCCTTTTGTCAAGCAAAAGCAGAAATTAAAGACAAAGAACAAGGTGAAATCAACTTTTAATCAGCTGAATGCAGAAACAAAGCCGATTTAAAGTAACTAAAAATCTGAGGAActcaaatttgaacaaaatattgaaatatttacATCTTTAAACAAATATTGGATAGAATAAATGCTAAATTGAAAATATCTACCAAGATTTAGCATTAGACAGGGCATGCTAAAATATGCTCACTTTGTCTCGAACAAAAGGATTTGCAGATTCTCTCAAAAGATAGTTAAATATCGCTTGCTTTTTGGAAATTACTGCTTTGTGAAGCACAGTCAGCCCATCCTGGAAAAAATGGCAAAGTACTGTTTCAAAATGAAGGGTAAAAGCATTTCCATGCTGTAGAGAGAACGATTCACTTTAAAAATAGAAGACAAAAA
This DNA window, taken from Rhododendron vialii isolate Sample 1 chromosome 8a, ASM3025357v1, encodes the following:
- the LOC131299097 gene encoding protein IQ-DOMAIN 5, producing MGKPRSWFGIVQNKFFRPPPQNTVIVLHANNTINTSFIEENRNSIDDAANEMSKKTDVGSNRIPLSCSSTEVKELSEEDTAAIKIQAFFRGHLGRRAFQALKGLVKLQAVVRGVRARRQSQIALHCMHVLARLRIAVHSRRLLQRSRMNQLGS